A single region of the Pelobates fuscus isolate aPelFus1 chromosome 4, aPelFus1.pri, whole genome shotgun sequence genome encodes:
- the LOC134607696 gene encoding ly6/PLAUR domain-containing protein 2-like: MSLQCYTCTSQTSNANCITTTTNCTTGQTYCMTSSTSAGVAGVSFASITKTCAASCTPVSAGISLASSSVSCCTTDLCNTSGATSIKSGVTILAVTAGLILALLKNSL; this comes from the exons ATGTCTTTACAATGCTATACGTGTACGAGCCAGACCTCAAATGCCAACTGTATTACCACAACCACTAACTGCACCACTGGTCAGACGTACTGCATGACCTCGTCCACATCAGCTGGAGTTG CTGGTGTATCATTTGCTTCAATCACTAAGACGTGTGCGGCGTCCTGTACGCCTGTGAGTGCTGGAATCTCCTTGGCCTCCAGTTCCGTGTCTTGCTGCACCACTGACCTGTGCAACACAAGCGGCGCCACCAGCATTAAATCTGGAGTCACCATCCTGGCTGTGACTGCCGGACTAATCTTAGCTCTGCTGAAGAATTCTCTGTGA